From a region of the Chthonomonas sp. genome:
- a CDS encoding PEP-CTERM sorting domain-containing protein — MSTFRLTALGAVVFAFSALAQASDPNCWVRGVGTTFGNVSNSSSSNPMDSNILPDAADFLYDNTTDIPTSVGSAYINTSGYAQYGAMRLTTYAAIEGSGTVGSTTQPPAGTNPGYNLGFKDQIEFWTPSIAFGAPLDWQICLTLKSFTSGFSPTASSTSASVRLGSNPAMNLSHAASGTQSTFICRTYTIANGDSLSLFGGLGNSVLASGAGSYYLGSEIEVTIRPLTNPNAVFSSCSGYAYAVPEPGSLAAIGAGLLLLARRRRKA; from the coding sequence ATGTCAACTTTTCGTTTGACTGCCCTAGGGGCAGTTGTTTTTGCATTTTCGGCGCTGGCGCAAGCGAGCGATCCAAATTGCTGGGTGCGTGGTGTCGGTACGACTTTCGGAAACGTTTCGAACTCGAGCAGCAGCAATCCTATGGACAGCAACATCCTGCCGGACGCGGCGGATTTTCTGTACGATAACACGACCGATATCCCGACGAGCGTCGGTTCGGCGTACATCAACACTTCCGGCTACGCTCAGTACGGCGCGATGCGCCTGACCACCTACGCCGCGATCGAAGGTTCTGGTACCGTCGGCTCGACCACACAACCACCGGCCGGTACCAACCCCGGTTACAACCTGGGATTCAAGGACCAGATCGAATTCTGGACCCCGTCGATTGCGTTTGGTGCGCCACTCGATTGGCAGATTTGCTTGACGCTGAAGAGCTTCACGTCCGGCTTTAGCCCGACGGCATCCAGCACCTCAGCGAGTGTTCGGTTGGGTTCGAACCCTGCGATGAACCTCTCGCACGCGGCCTCCGGCACGCAATCGACCTTCATCTGCCGCACCTACACGATCGCCAACGGCGATTCGTTGTCGTTGTTCGGCGGTCTGGGCAACTCCGTGCTTGCCTCTGGCGCAGGTAGCTACTATCTCGGGTCGGAGATCGAAGTGACGATTAGGCCTCTGACGAACCCGAATGCAGTGTTCAGCTCGTGCAGCGGGTACGCCTACGCGGTGCCCGAGCCCGGAAGCCTCGCCGCCATCGGCGCAGGCCTCTTGCTGCTCGCGCGACGTCGTCGCAAAGCATAA
- the pruA gene encoding L-glutamate gamma-semialdehyde dehydrogenase: protein MNWGNFTYPLPVNEPVLQYAPNSPERARLKAQLAAFQSESVDIPMFIGGAEVRTGDLKAIVQPHKIAHTLGHFHAGSAANVQAAIDAALAAREHWASLSWENRANIFLRAADLIATKYRMHLNGATMLGQSKNAYQAEIDSACEIIDFLRFNVHFLDEIYRQQPISGAGMHNRMEYRPLEGFVLAVTPFNFSAIGGNLPTSAALCGNVVVWKPANTQVYSAHVFMQILFEAGLPPGVINLVTANGPTVGEVCFAHRDFAGVHFTGSTGVFNSMWASIGSNVGRYKSYPRIVGETGGKDFVLVHPSADPAVVATALLRGAYEYQGQKCSAASRAYLPSNLAGAVKDRLVADMKTLKMGPVDDFSNFVNAVIDEKSFDNIVRYIDGERANPSATILQGGGADKSEGYFVEPTLIETTDPKSTTMCEEIFGPVLTMTTYPENDFEGAMNLVDSTSPYALTGAVLSQDRDAVDRAVARLRNSAGNFYINDKPTGAVVGQQPFGGARASGTNDKAGSALNLYRWLSARTIKETYNPPTDYRYPFHQAP, encoded by the coding sequence ATGAACTGGGGCAATTTCACCTACCCGCTACCTGTCAATGAGCCGGTCCTGCAGTACGCACCAAACTCGCCCGAACGCGCAAGGCTAAAGGCGCAGCTGGCCGCATTTCAATCTGAATCGGTCGATATTCCGATGTTCATCGGTGGAGCCGAAGTACGTACCGGCGACCTGAAAGCCATCGTCCAGCCGCACAAAATCGCGCACACGCTAGGCCACTTTCACGCGGGTAGCGCCGCCAATGTTCAAGCGGCGATCGATGCGGCGCTCGCCGCGCGCGAGCACTGGGCATCGCTGAGTTGGGAGAATCGAGCCAACATCTTCCTCCGGGCCGCCGACCTCATTGCGACCAAGTATCGCATGCACCTGAATGGCGCAACGATGCTTGGCCAAAGCAAGAACGCCTACCAGGCCGAGATCGACTCCGCCTGTGAGATCATCGACTTCTTGCGATTCAACGTCCACTTCCTCGACGAGATCTATCGCCAGCAACCGATCTCGGGCGCGGGCATGCACAACCGTATGGAGTACCGCCCACTGGAAGGGTTTGTCCTCGCGGTCACTCCTTTCAACTTCTCGGCGATTGGAGGCAATCTGCCGACCTCGGCTGCGCTGTGCGGGAACGTCGTCGTGTGGAAGCCAGCGAACACCCAGGTCTACAGTGCGCACGTTTTCATGCAGATCCTCTTCGAGGCGGGGCTGCCTCCGGGAGTCATCAATCTCGTGACCGCTAACGGACCGACCGTAGGGGAAGTCTGCTTTGCCCATCGCGACTTCGCCGGCGTCCACTTCACCGGCTCGACCGGCGTTTTCAACTCTATGTGGGCGTCGATCGGGTCGAATGTTGGCCGGTACAAGAGCTACCCGCGTATCGTCGGGGAGACGGGCGGCAAGGATTTCGTCCTGGTGCACCCATCCGCTGACCCCGCCGTCGTTGCAACCGCGCTCCTGCGCGGGGCATATGAGTATCAGGGGCAAAAGTGCTCTGCGGCAAGTCGCGCCTACCTCCCTAGTAACCTCGCTGGTGCGGTGAAGGACCGATTAGTCGCGGACATGAAGACGCTCAAGATGGGGCCGGTCGATGACTTTTCGAACTTCGTCAACGCGGTCATCGATGAGAAGTCGTTCGACAACATTGTTCGGTACATCGACGGCGAACGTGCCAACCCGAGTGCGACGATCCTACAAGGAGGCGGTGCCGACAAGTCGGAGGGATACTTCGTCGAACCGACCCTGATCGAAACCACCGATCCCAAATCGACGACCATGTGCGAAGAAATCTTCGGACCGGTTCTGACGATGACCACCTACCCCGAGAACGATTTCGAAGGCGCGATGAACCTGGTCGATTCGACTTCACCGTACGCCCTCACCGGCGCGGTCCTCAGTCAGGATCGAGACGCGGTGGATCGAGCAGTCGCGCGGCTGAGGAACTCCGCGGGCAACTTCTACATCAACGATAAGCCAACCGGCGCGGTCGTGGGCCAACAGCCGTTTGGTGGGGCGCGGGCGAGCGGCACAAACGATAAGGCGGGATCGGCCCTCAATCTGTACCGCTGGCTGAGCGCGCGGACGATCAAGGAAACGTACAATCCGCCGACCGACTACCGCTATCCCTTCCATCAAGCGCCGTAA
- a CDS encoding formate--tetrahydrofolate ligase, producing the protein MRKTVLMPTETNLYIAQAAKLQDIQALATGYHLADDEFEPLGRAKAKLSRDGIRRLVTGKKGKLVLVSAITPTPAGEGKTTTTIGLAQGLCKIGHTAIPCVREPSLGPIFGNKGGACGGGYSQVLPMEDINLFFTGDFPAVSSAHNLLAAAIDAHLHHGNRCRLDARRITWPRTIDMNDRALREIVIGLGGSTNGYSREDGFVVCAASEIMAILCMTTGMEDLKARLAQIVVGQDDQAAPVRAGALGVVGAMAALLREAIRPNLVQTLEGGLAFVHGGPFANIAHGCSSVLATQCSLGLAEFTVTEAGFASDLGAEKFMNLVVPQIGKAPEAVVLVATVRALRHHGGGELGPGLRNLEQHASHLKKYGAPVVVAINRFEDDEEHDHRVIHEACRAMDVGCASANPWGGGGEGCRQLAKVVNRVANQPSTFEPLYRPTDSIARKLHLIASEVYGAIGIRLLDGARRRLVWAEKHGMGHLSPCVAKTQYSFADDAAKGHTPTDFEVTIRELRPLAGAGYITALAGEIMLMPGLGKEPAAFGIDVIDDQIIGLV; encoded by the coding sequence ATGAGGAAAACTGTACTCATGCCGACCGAGACCAATCTCTATATCGCCCAAGCCGCCAAGTTACAGGACATCCAGGCGCTGGCAACGGGCTACCACCTCGCGGACGATGAGTTCGAACCGCTGGGGCGGGCCAAGGCGAAGCTCTCGCGCGATGGAATCCGCAGACTTGTGACGGGCAAAAAGGGGAAGCTGGTGTTGGTCTCTGCCATTACGCCGACTCCTGCGGGGGAAGGGAAGACGACCACCACGATTGGCCTCGCTCAGGGGCTGTGTAAGATCGGGCACACTGCGATCCCCTGCGTGCGCGAACCCTCTCTCGGTCCAATCTTCGGCAACAAGGGCGGCGCATGCGGAGGCGGGTACAGCCAGGTGCTGCCGATGGAAGACATCAACTTGTTCTTCACCGGAGATTTCCCTGCGGTCTCAAGCGCGCACAACCTCCTTGCCGCAGCAATAGACGCGCACCTGCACCATGGTAACCGCTGTCGCCTCGATGCCCGTAGAATTACCTGGCCGCGAACGATCGACATGAACGACCGGGCGCTTCGAGAGATTGTCATCGGGCTCGGCGGCTCAACCAACGGTTATTCGCGGGAGGATGGCTTTGTCGTCTGTGCTGCGAGCGAGATCATGGCGATCCTGTGCATGACCACGGGAATGGAAGACTTGAAAGCCCGGCTTGCACAGATTGTCGTCGGGCAAGATGATCAGGCGGCCCCCGTTCGTGCCGGCGCGCTTGGGGTGGTCGGAGCGATGGCCGCACTGCTCCGTGAGGCGATCCGTCCCAACTTGGTCCAGACCCTCGAAGGTGGTCTGGCATTCGTCCATGGCGGGCCGTTTGCAAATATCGCCCACGGCTGTTCCTCAGTACTCGCGACCCAGTGCAGCCTTGGCCTCGCCGAGTTCACGGTCACCGAGGCAGGCTTCGCGAGCGATCTCGGAGCGGAGAAGTTCATGAATCTGGTTGTGCCGCAGATCGGGAAGGCCCCAGAGGCGGTGGTCCTCGTCGCGACTGTCCGGGCGCTTCGTCACCATGGGGGCGGCGAGCTCGGCCCTGGCCTCCGGAACCTGGAGCAGCACGCATCGCACCTCAAGAAATACGGCGCGCCTGTCGTCGTGGCGATCAACCGATTTGAGGACGACGAAGAGCACGATCACCGCGTGATTCATGAGGCGTGTCGCGCGATGGACGTCGGCTGTGCAAGTGCAAACCCCTGGGGTGGTGGTGGGGAGGGATGTCGGCAACTCGCAAAAGTGGTCAACCGCGTCGCCAATCAGCCGTCAACATTCGAACCGCTTTATCGGCCCACCGACTCCATCGCCCGAAAGCTTCATCTCATTGCTTCCGAGGTTTACGGTGCCATTGGAATCCGGCTTCTCGATGGAGCACGCCGCCGGTTGGTCTGGGCCGAGAAGCATGGAATGGGGCACCTATCGCCTTGCGTGGCCAAGACTCAGTACAGCTTCGCTGACGACGCCGCGAAGGGACACACGCCGACCGATTTCGAGGTGACGATCCGAGAGCTTCGGCCCCTAGCTGGTGCGGGCTACATCACCGCACTCGCGGGCGAAATCATGCTTATGCCGGGGCTCGGGAAAGAGCCCGCCGCCTTTGGAATCGACGTCATCGACGATCAAATCATTGGACTCGTGTGA